A genomic window from Aquabacterium sp. OR-4 includes:
- a CDS encoding lysophospholipid acyltransferase family protein: MTRADAMGLLLSFVARLITGAQGHWRGCPPKAEQRIYFANHQSHLDWVLIWAALPRELRASTRPIAAKDYWTSSPFKHWLTREVFNAVYVNRQRTDDQDPLEPLLEALANGDSLVIFPEGTRSSRGLPQPFKSGLYHLARQFPQVPLVPAWIDNVQRVMPKGEVVPVPILCTVSFGAPIQLATVDGQPEDKAAFLARARQAVVALQPAGHGTSDDPMARAT, translated from the coding sequence ATGACCCGCGCCGATGCCATGGGCCTGCTGCTGTCCTTCGTGGCCCGGTTGATCACCGGCGCGCAAGGCCACTGGCGAGGCTGCCCGCCCAAGGCCGAACAGCGCATCTACTTTGCCAATCACCAGAGCCACCTCGACTGGGTGCTGATCTGGGCCGCGCTGCCGCGCGAGCTGCGCGCCAGCACCCGGCCGATCGCCGCCAAGGACTACTGGACCAGCAGCCCGTTCAAGCACTGGCTCACGCGCGAGGTGTTCAACGCGGTGTACGTGAACCGCCAGCGAACCGACGACCAGGACCCGCTCGAGCCGCTGCTCGAGGCCCTGGCCAACGGCGACTCGCTGGTGATCTTTCCGGAAGGCACGCGCAGCAGCCGCGGCCTGCCGCAGCCGTTCAAGAGCGGGCTGTACCACCTGGCGCGGCAGTTTCCGCAGGTGCCGCTGGTGCCGGCCTGGATCGACAACGTGCAGCGCGTGATGCCCAAGGGCGAGGTCGTGCCGGTGCCCATCCTGTGCACGGTGAGTTTCGGCGCGCCGATCCAGCTGGCCACGGTGGACGGCCAGCCCGAGGACAAGGCGGCCTTCCTGGCACGCGCACGGCAGGCGGTGGTGGCCCTGCAGCCGGCCGGCCACGGCACCAGCGACGACCCGATGGCCCGCGCCACATGA
- a CDS encoding phosphatidate cytidylyltransferase — protein MSWLRSLDARQQVALLFVVLFGLLALASAATAMLALRERDAQQAGRFARAQRDLRAVWIGAVVFWLAWVSGAAGATLLFGVISFLALREYITLVATRRSDHRSLLLAFFVVLPLQFALVGWRRFDLFSVFIPVYMFLAIPVISALAGDPERFLERNAKIQWGITVCVYGLSHAPALLLLNFPKLPDRGAFLLFFLVMVTAAAQLAQEAASRRLRRRPVARHIDRSFSLRAWGSGVLAGALLGALLFWITPFKLGQALVMAAIAGGAGTLGDFVMRALKKDAGVRWWGNESSVTGAVGLLDRVAPLCFAAPVFFHSVRWYFQLQPS, from the coding sequence ATGAGCTGGCTGCGCAGTCTGGATGCGCGCCAGCAGGTGGCGCTGCTGTTCGTGGTGCTGTTCGGCCTGCTGGCGCTGGCCAGCGCCGCCACCGCGATGCTGGCCCTGCGCGAGCGTGATGCGCAGCAGGCCGGGCGCTTTGCGCGCGCCCAGCGCGACCTGCGCGCGGTGTGGATCGGCGCGGTGGTGTTCTGGCTGGCCTGGGTGTCGGGGGCGGCCGGCGCCACGCTGCTGTTCGGCGTGATCTCGTTTCTGGCGCTGCGCGAATACATCACGCTGGTGGCCACCCGGCGCAGCGACCACCGCAGCCTGCTGCTGGCCTTCTTTGTGGTGCTGCCGCTGCAGTTCGCGCTGGTGGGCTGGCGGCGCTTCGACCTGTTCTCGGTGTTCATCCCGGTCTACATGTTCCTGGCCATCCCGGTGATCAGCGCGCTGGCCGGCGACCCCGAGCGCTTTCTCGAGCGCAACGCCAAGATCCAGTGGGGCATCACGGTGTGCGTCTACGGCCTGTCGCACGCCCCGGCGCTGCTGCTGCTGAACTTTCCGAAGCTGCCCGACCGCGGCGCGTTCCTGCTGTTTTTTCTGGTGATGGTGACCGCCGCCGCGCAACTGGCCCAGGAGGCCGCCAGCCGCCGCCTGCGGCGCCGGCCGGTGGCGCGCCACATCGACCGCAGCTTCTCGCTGCGCGCCTGGGGCAGCGGCGTGCTGGCCGGCGCGTTGCTGGGCGCCCTGCTGTTCTGGATCACGCCGTTCAAGCTGGGCCAGGCCCTGGTGATGGCCGCCATTGCCGGCGGCGCCGGCACGCTGGGCGACTTTGTGATGCGCGCGCTGAAGAAGGACGCCGGCGTGCGCTGGTGGGGCAACGAGAGCTCGGTCACCGGTGCGGTGGGCCTGCTCGACCGCGTGGCGCCGCTGTGTTTTGCCGCGCCGGTGTTCTTTCACTCCGTGCGCTGGTACTTCCAGCTTCAGCCTTCATGA
- the ruvC gene encoding crossover junction endodeoxyribonuclease RuvC, translating into MRILGIDPGLQRTGFGVVDIDGSQLSYVASGTISTTEADKGNLPARLKLIFDGVCEVRQRYQPQSASVEIVFVNVNPQSTLLLGQARGAALAALVSGDLPVAEYTALQMKKAIVGHGLASKDQVQAMVMRLLQLPGLPGKDAADALGLAIVHAHAARHLLALGSAGDLARRSQSQYRRGRAV; encoded by the coding sequence ATGAGAATCCTGGGCATCGACCCCGGCCTGCAACGCACCGGCTTCGGCGTTGTCGACATCGACGGCAGCCAGCTCAGCTATGTGGCCAGCGGCACCATCAGCACCACCGAGGCCGACAAGGGCAACCTGCCGGCACGGCTGAAGCTGATCTTCGACGGCGTGTGCGAGGTGCGCCAGCGCTACCAACCGCAGTCGGCGTCGGTGGAGATCGTGTTCGTCAACGTCAACCCGCAGAGCACGCTGCTGCTGGGCCAGGCGCGCGGCGCGGCGCTGGCGGCGCTGGTATCGGGCGACCTGCCTGTTGCCGAGTACACCGCGCTGCAGATGAAAAAAGCCATCGTCGGCCACGGCCTGGCCAGCAAGGACCAGGTGCAGGCGATGGTGATGCGCCTGCTGCAGCTGCCCGGCCTGCCGGGCAAGGACGCGGCCGATGCGCTGGGCCTGGCCATCGTGCATGCGCATGCCGCGCGGCACCTGCTGGCCCTGGGCAGCGCGGGCGATCTGGCGCGGCGCAGCCAGAGCCAGTACCGGCGCGGACGGGCGGTGTAG
- the lpxC gene encoding UDP-3-O-acyl-N-acetylglucosamine deacetylase produces MLAQRTLKSITRAVGVGMHSGQKVELTLRPAPPDTGIVFRRVDLAQPVEIAVRPDSVSDTRMASTISAGGRPDAPKVQTIEHLMSACCGLGLDNLVIDITADEVPILDGSAASFVYLLQSAGVEVQKVPKRFIRVKQTVEVRQGEGKRLMWARLEPYHGFKLSFEIDFDHPAVDATGQRVVFDMGSGRYKRDIARARTFGFTKDVELMRSRGLTLGGSMDNAIVVDDSRVLNADGLRYDDEFAKHKILDAIGDLFNAGHPMLAHYVAYKSGHALNNLLLRALFERPEAWEWASFDDAALAPPGLAELAPAW; encoded by the coding sequence ATGCTCGCCCAACGCACCCTCAAATCGATCACCCGCGCCGTGGGCGTGGGCATGCACAGCGGCCAGAAGGTCGAGCTGACGCTGCGGCCTGCACCGCCCGACACCGGCATCGTGTTCCGTCGCGTCGACCTGGCCCAGCCGGTGGAGATTGCGGTGCGGCCCGACAGCGTGAGCGACACGCGCATGGCCTCCACCATCTCGGCCGGCGGCCGGCCCGATGCGCCCAAGGTGCAGACCATCGAGCACCTGATGAGCGCCTGCTGCGGCCTGGGCCTGGACAACCTGGTGATCGACATCACCGCCGATGAGGTGCCCATCCTCGACGGCTCGGCGGCCAGCTTCGTCTACCTGCTGCAAAGCGCCGGCGTCGAGGTGCAGAAGGTGCCCAAGCGCTTCATCCGCGTCAAGCAGACGGTGGAGGTGCGCCAGGGCGAGGGCAAGCGCCTGATGTGGGCGCGGCTCGAGCCGTACCACGGCTTCAAGCTGAGCTTCGAGATCGACTTCGACCACCCCGCGGTCGATGCCACCGGCCAGCGCGTGGTGTTCGACATGGGCTCGGGCCGCTACAAGCGCGACATCGCCCGCGCCCGCACCTTCGGCTTCACGAAAGACGTGGAGCTGATGCGCAGCCGCGGCCTCACGCTGGGCGGCAGCATGGACAACGCCATCGTGGTCGACGACAGCCGCGTGCTCAATGCCGACGGCCTGCGCTACGACGACGAGTTCGCCAAGCACAAGATCCTGGACGCCATCGGCGACCTGTTCAACGCCGGCCACCCGATGCTGGCGCATTACGTGGCCTACAAGAGCGGCCACGCGCTCAACAACCTGCTGCTGCGGGCGCTGTTCGAGCGGCCCGAGGCCTGGGAGTGGGCCAGCTTCGACGACGCCGCGCTGGCCCCGCCGGGCCTGGCCGAGCTGGCGCCGGCCTGGTGA
- a CDS encoding serine/threonine-protein kinase — MSIPERLGKYRIVEVLGSGAMGVVYRALDPDIQREVAVKTLLRGADGAPASGVSLAERFRNEAQAGGRLQHPGIVAVFDYGRDEGTAFIAMEYVAGHTLSRYLRQAALGELTIADDDVLSIVGQLLEALHHAHEQGVWHRDIKPSNLIMTRQGKIKVTDFGIARIQSAELTQVASLVGTPMYMAPEQFRGKAIDRRVDLYASGVVLYQLLTGQLPFTGEPESLMYKVVHEPLTLPSQLPGLQRLRPYDAVLAKALAKEPADRYADALEFRDALVAVVGRMHNAAVSDATVTALLPAMPRAPGPGGGTTSGPPPTHFSDTDLSQAEASLARHLGPLARVLVRRGARETADLPGLYTWLAAQVTDAGARSALLVLRDQTLGSQATGTGRAGAPSTQGSSLAGGVALASAFAPTQRLGPPPAATSPPVSATLRDAAQRLLAQQLGPIAAVVVKRAAAAEPHRAGFLERLVQAVDDPTARSRLAEALARLPD, encoded by the coding sequence GTGAGCATTCCCGAACGCCTGGGCAAGTACCGCATCGTCGAGGTGCTGGGCTCGGGCGCCATGGGCGTGGTCTACCGCGCCCTCGACCCCGACATCCAGCGCGAGGTGGCGGTCAAGACGCTGCTGCGCGGGGCCGATGGCGCGCCCGCGTCGGGCGTGTCGCTGGCCGAGCGTTTTCGCAACGAGGCGCAGGCCGGCGGGCGGCTGCAGCATCCGGGCATCGTGGCGGTGTTCGACTACGGCCGCGACGAGGGCACGGCCTTCATCGCGATGGAGTACGTGGCCGGCCACACGCTGTCGCGCTACCTGCGCCAGGCCGCGCTGGGCGAGCTGACGATCGCCGACGACGATGTGCTGAGCATCGTGGGCCAGCTGCTCGAGGCCCTGCACCATGCGCACGAGCAGGGCGTGTGGCACCGCGACATCAAGCCCAGCAACCTGATCATGACCCGCCAGGGCAAGATCAAGGTCACCGATTTCGGCATCGCGCGCATCCAGTCGGCCGAGCTCACCCAGGTGGCCAGCCTGGTGGGCACGCCGATGTACATGGCGCCCGAGCAGTTCCGCGGCAAGGCCATCGACCGCCGGGTCGATCTGTATGCCAGCGGCGTGGTGCTGTACCAGCTGCTCACCGGCCAGCTGCCCTTCACCGGCGAGCCCGAGTCGCTGATGTACAAGGTGGTGCACGAGCCGCTGACCCTGCCTTCGCAACTGCCCGGCCTGCAGCGCCTGCGGCCCTACGACGCGGTGCTGGCCAAGGCCCTGGCCAAGGAGCCGGCCGACCGCTACGCCGATGCGCTCGAGTTCCGCGACGCGCTGGTGGCGGTGGTCGGGCGCATGCACAACGCCGCGGTGTCGGATGCCACCGTCACCGCGCTGCTGCCGGCCATGCCGCGCGCGCCGGGGCCGGGCGGCGGCACCACCTCGGGCCCGCCACCCACCCACTTCAGCGACACCGACCTGTCGCAGGCCGAGGCCTCGCTGGCGCGCCACCTGGGCCCGCTGGCCCGCGTGCTGGTGCGCCGCGGCGCGCGCGAAACCGCCGACCTGCCCGGCCTCTACACCTGGCTGGCCGCGCAGGTAACCGATGCCGGCGCGCGCAGCGCGCTGCTGGTGCTGCGCGACCAGACCCTGGGCAGCCAGGCCACCGGCACTGGCCGCGCCGGCGCGCCGTCCACCCAGGGCAGCAGCCTGGCGGGTGGCGTGGCGCTGGCCTCGGCCTTTGCGCCCACGCAGCGCCTGGGCCCGCCGCCCGCGGCCACCAGCCCGCCGGTGAGCGCCACGCTGCGCGACGCCGCACAGCGCCTGCTGGCGCAGCAGCTGGGTCCGATTGCCGCGGTGGTGGTCAAGCGCGCCGCCGCTGCCGAGCCGCATCGCGCCGGCTTTCTGGAGCGCCTGGTGCAGGCGGTGGACGACCCGACGGCACGCAGCCGCCTGGCCGAGGCCCTGGCGCGCCTGCCCGATTGA
- a CDS encoding c-type heme family protein, translating into MKLLVKFNLIFVSVVAVGMAVSGWIARDLLQSTARDEVLNNARLLMENALAVRTYTSGQIAGLLEEQLKTRFLPQAVPSYSATEVQRALHTKYPDFAYKEATLNPTNPRDRANGWEVDIVQQFRNTADLKEFVGTRETPSGPSLYVARPLRITNAACLQCHSSVEAAPKTLVERYGPANGFGWQFNEVVGAQIVSVPMAVPLARADRSFNVFITAQLAIFTAVGVVLNLMIWWVVVRPVTRLSLLADRVSQGDLDAAEFDRSSRDEIGVLATSFARMRASVVQAMKMLEA; encoded by the coding sequence ATGAAACTGCTGGTCAAGTTCAACCTGATCTTCGTGAGTGTGGTGGCGGTGGGCATGGCCGTCAGCGGCTGGATCGCGCGCGACCTGCTGCAAAGCACCGCCCGCGACGAGGTGCTGAACAACGCCCGCCTGCTGATGGAAAACGCGCTGGCCGTGCGCACCTACACCTCGGGCCAGATCGCCGGGCTGCTGGAAGAGCAGCTCAAGACGCGCTTTCTGCCGCAGGCTGTGCCCAGCTACTCGGCCACCGAGGTGCAGCGCGCGCTGCACACCAAGTACCCCGACTTCGCCTACAAGGAAGCCACGCTCAACCCCACCAACCCGCGCGACCGCGCCAACGGCTGGGAGGTCGACATCGTTCAGCAGTTTCGCAACACCGCCGACCTGAAAGAGTTCGTCGGCACGCGCGAGACGCCCTCGGGCCCGTCGCTGTACGTGGCGCGGCCGCTGCGCATCACCAATGCCGCCTGCCTGCAATGCCACAGCAGCGTGGAGGCGGCGCCCAAGACCCTGGTCGAGCGCTACGGCCCGGCCAACGGCTTCGGCTGGCAGTTCAACGAGGTGGTTGGCGCGCAGATCGTCTCGGTGCCGATGGCCGTGCCGCTGGCGCGCGCCGACCGCTCTTTCAATGTCTTCATCACCGCTCAGCTGGCCATCTTCACGGCCGTGGGCGTGGTGCTCAACCTGATGATCTGGTGGGTGGTGGTGCGGCCGGTCACGCGCCTGTCGCTGCTGGCCGACCGCGTGAGCCAGGGCGACCTCGATGCCGCCGAGTTCGACCGCAGCAGCCGCGACGAGATCGGCGTGCTGGCCACCAGCTTTGCGCGCATGCGCGCCAGCGTGGTGCAGGCCATGAAGATGCTCGAGGCCTGA
- a CDS encoding class I SAM-dependent methyltransferase, translating into MPGYHTKQETIAIAGENDLQIRSLLDLQQHADADGAAERLGISSAQWPLFGLLWPSGAHLAARMALRPVVLAERILEIGCGLGLASLVAHRRGADVTASDVHPMAAAFLLENLRLNQLPPMKYRHGPWALPVPPAVAGPDDLQGSFDLIIGSDVLYERDERGTLAAFIERHAAPVAEVWIVDPDRGNRPAFNRHMASHGYGLQELRLAHALPLGAGTRPHYKGRMLVYRRGLPVG; encoded by the coding sequence ATGCCCGGCTATCACACCAAGCAGGAAACGATCGCCATTGCCGGCGAGAACGATCTGCAGATCCGCTCGCTGCTCGACCTGCAGCAGCATGCCGACGCCGATGGCGCCGCCGAGCGGCTGGGCATCTCGAGCGCGCAGTGGCCGCTGTTCGGACTGCTGTGGCCCTCGGGCGCGCACCTGGCCGCCCGCATGGCGCTGCGCCCGGTGGTGCTGGCCGAGCGCATCCTGGAGATCGGCTGCGGCCTGGGCCTGGCCAGCCTGGTGGCGCACCGGCGCGGCGCCGATGTCACCGCCAGCGACGTGCACCCGATGGCCGCCGCCTTCTTGCTGGAAAACCTGCGCCTGAACCAGCTGCCGCCGATGAAGTACCGCCACGGCCCGTGGGCGCTGCCGGTGCCGCCGGCGGTGGCCGGGCCCGACGACCTGCAGGGCAGCTTCGACCTGATCATCGGCAGCGACGTGCTGTACGAGCGCGACGAGCGTGGCACGCTGGCGGCCTTCATCGAGCGCCACGCCGCGCCGGTGGCCGAGGTGTGGATCGTCGACCCCGACCGCGGCAACCGCCCGGCCTTCAACCGCCACATGGCGTCGCATGGCTACGGGCTGCAGGAGCTGCGCCTGGCCCACGCACTGCCGCTGGGCGCCGGCACGCGGCCGCACTACAAGGGGCGCATGCTGGTCTACCGGCGCGGTCTGCCGGTGGGCTGA
- a CDS encoding GyrI-like domain-containing protein, with the protein MHLEHQAQAIRIIGLELRTSNAQAAQSIPPHWARAMQPDALAPIAGRLGSELYAVYTHFEHAGRSNAGLYSLIIGVPVAADAPQPPGFSHAVLPACWRAVFNSPPGQPERVVETWAEVWRRDDLPKAFVADAERYGSDGSIALLIGLTHAP; encoded by the coding sequence ATGCACCTCGAACACCAGGCCCAGGCCATCCGCATCATCGGTCTCGAACTGCGCACCAGCAACGCGCAGGCCGCCCAGAGCATCCCGCCGCACTGGGCGCGCGCGATGCAGCCCGACGCACTGGCGCCCATCGCCGGCCGGCTGGGCAGCGAGCTGTACGCGGTGTACACCCACTTCGAGCATGCCGGCCGCAGCAACGCGGGCCTGTACTCGCTGATCATCGGCGTGCCGGTGGCGGCCGATGCCCCGCAGCCGCCGGGCTTCAGCCACGCCGTGTTGCCGGCGTGCTGGCGCGCGGTGTTCAACAGCCCGCCGGGCCAGCCCGAGCGCGTGGTCGAGACCTGGGCCGAGGTGTGGCGCCGCGACGACCTGCCCAAGGCCTTCGTGGCCGATGCCGAGCGCTACGGCAGTGATGGCAGCATCGCCCTGTTGATCGGCTTGACCCACGCACCATGA
- a CDS encoding AraC family transcriptional regulator, with translation MNRRHGWVNYHERMARVLAHLHAHLDEPLDLPRLAELAHLSPFHWHRTYHALFGETLAATQRRLRLHRAAGELANGRRSVLEIAQRQGYPNAQSFCRAFKAAYGLAPLHFRRHGPHMAFAQPQAPGLAEGFEVQIRQVPRVVLAGLPHRGSYMGIGKAFECTLAQLHGLGQVQAHSRWIAVYHDDPASVPTAQLSALAGLSVPDGWVPAPPLQAFAVGGGRCAVLRYRGPYASMHAAYRWLFGHWLVHSGERAADQPVFEEFLNSPRDTAPADLLTDIGLPLAELQTAA, from the coding sequence ATGAACCGCCGCCACGGCTGGGTGAACTATCACGAGCGCATGGCCCGGGTGCTGGCGCACCTGCACGCCCACCTGGACGAGCCGCTGGACTTGCCGCGCCTGGCCGAGTTGGCGCACCTGTCACCCTTTCACTGGCACCGCACCTACCACGCGCTGTTTGGCGAAACCCTGGCCGCCACCCAGCGCCGGCTGCGCCTGCACCGCGCCGCCGGCGAGCTGGCCAATGGCCGCCGCAGCGTGCTGGAGATCGCGCAGCGCCAGGGCTACCCAAACGCGCAATCCTTCTGCCGCGCCTTCAAGGCCGCCTACGGCCTGGCGCCGCTGCACTTTCGCCGCCATGGGCCGCACATGGCCTTTGCCCAGCCGCAGGCGCCCGGCCTGGCGGAAGGCTTTGAGGTGCAGATCCGGCAGGTACCGAGGGTGGTGCTGGCGGGCCTGCCGCACCGCGGCAGCTACATGGGCATCGGCAAGGCCTTCGAGTGCACGCTGGCGCAGCTGCATGGCCTGGGCCAGGTGCAGGCGCACAGCCGCTGGATCGCCGTCTACCACGACGACCCGGCCAGCGTGCCCACGGCGCAGCTCAGTGCGCTGGCCGGACTGTCGGTACCCGACGGCTGGGTGCCTGCGCCGCCGCTGCAGGCCTTTGCGGTGGGCGGCGGCCGCTGCGCCGTGTTGCGCTACCGCGGCCCCTACGCCAGCATGCATGCGGCCTACCGCTGGCTGTTCGGCCACTGGCTGGTGCACAGCGGCGAACGGGCGGCCGACCAGCCGGTGTTCGAGGAATTCCTCAACAGCCCGCGCGACACCGCGCCGGCCGATCTGCTCACCGACATTGGCCTGCCGCTGGCCGAGCTGCAGACTGCAGCCTGA
- a CDS encoding serine hydrolase domain-containing protein, which translates to MSFDGSAVRAVLDGAVRKGAVHGVAALVVGRDGPLFHHAAGEADERTLFRNASMTKAVATTAALQLVEQGRLSLDATVESILPEFGRLPVLEGFDGDTPRLRPQASPATVRQLMTHTAGLGYFFTNQALLRYLALTGEPSPLSGDKRSLSVPLVHQPGTAWEYGVNTDWLGLIVEKLSGQSLGACLQQQVYGPLGMADSGFAPDAAQRERLLRVMQRQADGRLAPSVHELPAAPEWDAAGHGSYGTIHDYGRFVQAWLNDGAGLLAPATAQMALANHLGRIALPALITSAVPELSNDVPSLPVPQGWGLGFHLTLTDLPGMRSSGTADWAGVFNSYYWIDRTRGVGGILMTQVLPFFDMPVVETLMGFELAVYQQVGAVLPAA; encoded by the coding sequence ATGTCGTTCGATGGCTCGGCAGTTCGCGCGGTGCTCGATGGCGCCGTGCGCAAGGGCGCGGTGCACGGTGTAGCGGCGCTGGTGGTGGGCCGCGACGGCCCGTTGTTTCATCACGCCGCCGGCGAGGCGGACGAGCGCACACTGTTCCGCAATGCGTCAATGACCAAGGCGGTGGCCACCACCGCCGCGCTGCAGCTGGTCGAGCAGGGCCGGCTGAGCCTGGACGCCACGGTCGAATCGATCCTGCCCGAGTTTGGCCGCCTGCCGGTGCTGGAAGGCTTTGACGGCGACACGCCGCGCCTGCGCCCGCAGGCCAGCCCGGCCACCGTGCGCCAGCTGATGACCCACACCGCCGGCCTGGGCTACTTCTTCACCAACCAAGCGCTGCTGCGCTACCTGGCCCTCACCGGCGAGCCCAGCCCGCTGTCGGGCGACAAGCGCAGCCTGTCGGTGCCGCTGGTGCACCAGCCCGGCACGGCCTGGGAGTACGGCGTCAACACCGACTGGCTGGGCCTGATCGTCGAGAAGCTCAGCGGCCAGAGCCTGGGCGCCTGCCTGCAGCAGCAGGTGTACGGCCCGCTGGGCATGGCCGACTCGGGCTTTGCGCCCGATGCCGCGCAGCGCGAGCGCCTGCTGCGCGTGATGCAGCGCCAGGCCGATGGCCGGCTGGCGCCCTCGGTGCACGAGCTGCCGGCCGCGCCCGAATGGGACGCCGCCGGCCATGGCTCCTACGGCACGATCCACGACTACGGCCGCTTCGTGCAGGCCTGGCTGAACGATGGCGCCGGCCTGCTGGCCCCGGCCACCGCGCAGATGGCGCTGGCCAACCACCTGGGCCGGATCGCGCTGCCGGCGTTGATCACATCGGCGGTGCCCGAGCTGAGCAACGACGTGCCTTCACTGCCGGTGCCGCAGGGCTGGGGCCTGGGCTTCCATCTCACCCTCACCGATCTGCCCGGCATGCGCAGCAGCGGCACCGCCGACTGGGCCGGCGTGTTCAACAGCTACTACTGGATCGACCGCACCCGCGGCGTGGGCGGCATCCTGATGACCCAGGTGCTGCCCTTCTTCGACATGCCGGTGGTCGAGACACTGATGGGCTTCGAGCTGGCGGTGTACCAGCAGGTGGGTGCGGTGCTGCCGGCGGCCTGA
- a CDS encoding aminotransferase-like domain-containing protein translates to MPARPARPARYRLLADTLAHALREGRYPAGAQLPSVRQLCDEHRASLATVTHALHELEDAGLIEARPRRGHFARGLSRPPPMASGPVLELEGRRKLLIDIATTRPDCLSLSHLALPASLLPLAALQRHVVQAMADDRALLAIGSVFGSQALRVQLARRMSRAGCTVDAEDIVVTHGEGEALDLCLRLLTRPGDAVAVPEPASPRTGELVASLGLKPLAIPAPQDGGFSVPALAFALQHHDIRCCIAEPTFDSVRGSCMPDGAREQLAALLRQHRVPLIECDMMGELHRGQQPRPRPVKAWDSDDRVLYCTSLACVVGPGLGVGWIVSRRHRKQLRAARAVQGELLSPLSDAALARFLADRGFETHLRRLRQHLAAQTEAWATAARRLLPRGAQVRPGAGGYVLWVELPPGTDAEALLPGLREQGYSVVPGAAFGAGQALRHGLRLSAAHPLDANRLRGLECLAEAARG, encoded by the coding sequence ATGCCTGCCCGCCCCGCCCGCCCTGCGCGATACCGGCTACTGGCCGACACCCTGGCCCACGCGCTGCGCGAAGGGCGCTACCCGGCGGGCGCGCAGCTGCCGTCGGTGCGCCAGCTGTGCGACGAGCACCGCGCCAGTCTGGCCACCGTCACCCATGCCCTGCACGAGCTCGAGGACGCCGGGCTGATCGAGGCGCGGCCGCGGCGCGGGCACTTTGCGCGTGGCCTGAGCCGCCCGCCGCCCATGGCCAGCGGCCCGGTGCTCGAGCTCGAAGGGCGGCGCAAGCTGCTGATCGACATCGCCACCACGCGGCCCGACTGCCTGTCGCTGAGCCATCTGGCGCTGCCGGCCTCGCTGCTGCCGCTGGCGGCGCTGCAGCGGCATGTGGTTCAGGCCATGGCCGATGACCGCGCGCTGCTGGCCATCGGCAGCGTGTTCGGCAGCCAGGCGCTGCGGGTGCAGCTGGCCCGGCGCATGTCGCGCGCGGGCTGCACGGTGGACGCCGAGGACATCGTCGTCACCCACGGCGAGGGCGAGGCGCTGGATCTGTGTCTGCGCCTGCTCACCCGCCCCGGCGATGCCGTGGCCGTGCCCGAGCCGGCCTCGCCGCGCACCGGCGAGCTGGTGGCCAGCCTGGGCCTGAAGCCGCTGGCGATTCCGGCGCCGCAGGACGGCGGCTTCTCGGTGCCGGCGCTGGCCTTTGCGCTGCAGCACCACGACATCCGCTGCTGCATCGCCGAGCCCACGTTCGACAGCGTGCGCGGCAGCTGCATGCCCGATGGCGCACGCGAGCAGCTGGCGGCGCTGCTGCGGCAGCACCGCGTGCCGCTGATCGAGTGCGACATGATGGGCGAGCTGCACCGCGGCCAGCAACCGCGGCCGCGGCCGGTCAAGGCCTGGGACAGCGACGACCGCGTGCTGTACTGCACCAGCCTGGCCTGCGTGGTCGGCCCCGGCCTGGGCGTGGGCTGGATCGTCAGCCGGCGCCACCGCAAGCAGCTGCGTGCGGCGCGGGCGGTGCAGGGCGAGCTGCTGTCGCCGCTGAGCGATGCGGCGCTGGCGCGGTTTCTTGCCGACCGCGGCTTCGAGACCCATCTGCGCCGCCTGCGCCAGCACCTGGCGGCGCAGACCGAGGCCTGGGCCACCGCCGCCAGGCGGCTGCTGCCGCGTGGCGCGCAGGTGCGGCCCGGCGCCGGCGGCTACGTGCTCTGGGTCGAGCTGCCGCCCGGCACCGACGCCGAGGCCTTGCTGCCCGGCCTGCGCGAGCAGGGCTACAGCGTGGTGCCCGGCGCCGCCTTCGGTGCCGGCCAGGCCCTGCGCCACGGCCTGCGCCTGAGCGCCGCGCACCCGCTGGATGCCAACCGCCTGCGCGGGCTGGAATGCCTGGCCGAGGCGGCGCGGGGCTGA